The Suricata suricatta isolate VVHF042 chromosome 3, meerkat_22Aug2017_6uvM2_HiC, whole genome shotgun sequence genome contains the following window.
gtcagatgctttaaccgactgagccccccaggcgccccaagtcctTGTGCTTTTAAACCATGTGAACCCACAGACAAATGATGAATTCTGCCCAAACTAGGATACTGACACATGACTCTAAATAAACATGGGGAAGTATAGGTCCAtccacttattcaacaaatactgagtacaaggcactgtgctagaagCCACGTGTGACGTGTGCCTTGGAAGAGCTCAAAATCTCAAGGGGAGGGAAGATATGCACAGCAATGTAACACAAAGTGGAAAGTGCTGAGGgccacagagaaggggcaggggtcTTGCTAAAGCAGATTTGAATGCGAGGGAGGTTCCATGGGAACtccaaggggaagaggagacacaCACACCTGAACTCGGGATCCATCGCCCCTTTTAGGAAGAGTCCAGAAAGGCCTGTCATGGCCGTCCATGCCTGGGGAATGCTAACACGGCGGTCGACTTCTGGGTCTTCCTTAGGAGGGCAGGcatccccacccccgcctgctGGCTGATGGTCCCTACTTTGTTCATGTTCAGCCAGCATTTCTCCAGCACATTCCCCTGTGTTTCAGAGAGCTGTAAGGCTGTGTTCAGGAACAGGTCACAGTTCTGCCCTTCGTAGGCCATCAGGTGGTAGAGCCTTGGGTAGAAGACAGGGCCAGTGGTGTTCTGAGCCACCAGACTCTCCAAGTCCTAAAGGAAAGACAGCATATCAGACTCAGAAAGGGTCCTTGgccataaagatttttttctccacagATGATGTGGGAACATCTCAAAGATTTAAGCAATCAAATGAAAAGGTATATTACAGAGACATGACACAGAAAGTACCACTACTTGACACAAAGTGACACGTGTCAAGTGGGGTAGCTTCAGCCTTCTCCCTGGACCAAGAATGCAATATGAGTGGGCTCACTAACCCTTCTCggcaaacacttttaaaaaagtaccttgggcacctgggtagctcagctggttgagtgtctggcttcagctcaggtcatgatctcgcgttcgtgggttcaagccctgtatcgggctctgtgctgacagctaactgagagcctggagcctacttcagattctgtgtctccctctctctctgaccctcccctgctcatgctgtctttaaaaaattttttaaagagtaccttttctttttattaccaaaGCAATGTACGTTATTGTTCAAAATTTagagaaacacatgaaaaaaagtaTTCATATACTTAgcacccagaaaaaaaattttttcaatatttaggtacatgctttctcctttctctctNNNNNNNNNNNNNNNNNNNNNNNNNNNNNNNNNNNNNNNNNNNNNNNNNNNNNNNNNNNNNNNNNNNNNNNNNNNNNNNNNNNNNNNNNNNNNNNNNNNNtctccctctctctctgaccctcccctgctcatgctgtctttaaaaaattttttaaagagtaccttttctttttattaccaaaGCAATGTACGTTATTGTTCAAAATTTagagaaacacatgaaaaaaagtaTTCATATACTTAgcacccagaaaaaaaattttttcaatatttaggtacatgctttctcctttctctctcattctctctccctctccctccccccctccttccctctctctctctcactcacacacacacacccacacacacacacacaccatacccACCGTTGGGATCATACTAATCACACAGTATGGtaacttctttttctcatttagcaTCACATTCTAAACATTTCTAGGGACATGGATTGTTTTACATCAGAGCTCACAAATTCAAATGCTGACAAGAGTCAGGCAAGTGACAGAAAGCAGCAGAAGGGATATAGTGTGATGAGAGCAGGAGGGACTATGTCTCGCTAGAGATGCGCCCTATGGAAGTGTCACCTCTCGATTCCAGCCAACAGCTGCCCGTTGACCACGTGAGCTTGGAGTCACCAGATACTCCAAGTTTTAAGAGTCAGAAATTCGGAAGTTTTAGGTAAAACGTCCCAATGTTCAGTGGGTCGTGTCCCATTAAATGGGTCCcccacagaccatgagtgggggaggggcagagagcgagggagacagaatccgaagcaggctccaggcaccgagatatcagcagagagcctgatgcaggactcgaactcacaaaccgcaaggtcatgacctgagccaaagtcgtacacttaaccaactgaaccacccaggtgccccaccaaacTTCTTTTTGAAGTgcctatagtttttattttctcctacttttctACTACTACAAACCTGAGATCAACATCTTTATAGACACATTTTTGTTTGCTATCTggttattttcttaggataattCCCAGGAAGAGAATTGACCAGTGTGcgtattttaaagatattttgccAGAACGCTCTCTGGAAAGTTTATGGGAGTCTTTCGGAGTAGGAGTGTGTCTTCTCTCTTCGCCGATCTGATGCTCACTGAAACAACGTCCACTGGTTTAGTGCATTCATCTCAATATGACAGAAATGGAATCAAAACACTGAGTTTTCCTGACTGACCTGTTAACATGTCTGTGTAATCTATCAATTATTTATCTAAGAGATGGTCACCTGCCGTGAACAAGGCATTTTCTGTCCCGTGGGAGACACGCAGCTTGTGTGCCATTCATTCGTGGTCCTGCGCGgtctctgctcccttctcctcccccacctcctttttgaattaaaataaatcacaaacttCTTGAGCCCAAAGACAgtgtttttctcatctttactGAACCCCGTAAGTGCCTACTGAATTTTTAACCTGTACTGTCTTTGGGAGAGGTGAGTTTTGTCACTTTACTGTTAGTAAATAAAGATGTGcatgggcgcctggctggttcagttaagcatccgacttcggctcaggtctcaggtcatgatttcgcctttcatgagtctgagccctgcatcaggctctgtgctgatggctcagagcctggagcttgctttagattctgtgtctctgtctctctctgcccctcccctgctcacgctctgtctctcaaaaatgaataaacatgaagaaaaagaaaaaaatatgtgctttCTTTTCATCATCTGCTAGTTTATCTATCTGGACTTTCATATGTCACATGGGCCACAAGTAATATGGTTATCACTTTATTAGTACTCAATACTTAAAATGACAAAGGTacatggggggctcaatcagttaggcgtccggctcttgatttcggctcaggccacggtctcatggtcatgattgagccccacactcaGCGCGGAGCCTCGTGAAGTTCCCCATGGGTCATTTTCTCAACTTAAGATACTCTatcaaattatatgaaattacaGAATACATAATAATCAcgaaaataataaatacataataattacataaagcaaaataatGTTTCATGTAACCGAGCAACTCCGTACCCTGAACCGGAGCCAGCAGAATGCTTTATGcatcagaaatagaaatacatgCTCCATATCCAAAGAGAACGTACCTCTAAGCAGAGATGACAATGACCTTTGTGTTTCAGGCAGTGACCAGTAAGCGGTGTGAACAATTTGCGGCAGGTGACCCTGGGCCTGGGTATGGAACGAGAGTGGTGAGCACAGCTCCCACCTGGGCGGACTGAAGACGTCCTCCTCACGACAGCAGAGGTGAGAAAGACCTACTACCTCCTAACAACACTCTGAGGACTAAATGAGCTACTGTACTTCAAGATGCCTTGAGGTTCCAGGATGCCTTGTTTTGAAAAATTGTAACATCTCCGAGACAGAGACATTCCTAAATGTTTAGCATCTAGATTCTCCTCATGACCTTAGGGAACCTGCGAGCAGAGCCCTCCCTAGATCCCTAGGGAAGATCCCCACCCAGAGGTAGTCTGGTCAACATCTTGATTTGGAAGCCTTCGAAGACCCTAAGCAGAGAACCCAGTCAGGCCTGTGCAGACTTCTGACCTGCCAAACTGTGAGATAAGGGTTTGTGTTAGTTAAGCTGTTGGGTTTGTGCTAACTGGGGGCCCAGCAATACAAAACCAACACACATGTGCTTAGGTTTTAAGAGAACAAGGCAAACAATTGTCAAGTCGACAGGACATGCGGCCCTTCTTCCCCCGGAGGGCTTCCGGCCCAGGCTGTAAACTCCGAGAGGCGGGTACCAGGTGTAATTTGCTCCCCATTTTGCCCCAGTGCCTCCTCTCTGGTGGTTACTGCCTCTCAGGTAGTAGGccaatgtcatttatttatgtattttggcaCTCAGCACAATTTTGCTCAGTGAGTGCAAGATATGcatgttctggggcgcctgggtggctcagtcggttaagcctccgactttggctcaggtcatgatctcacagtttgtgggttcgagccccgcatcgggctctgtgctgacagctcagagcctggagcctgcttcagattctgtgtctccctctctctctgtccctctcccactcatactctctctcaaaaaaaaaaaaaaatgaacatcaaaaaaaaaaaagatatgtatgttctgtaatgtttttattggagtgtttgaaatgcattttacaagtttttttttttctcagaagttAACatgagacgcctgggtggcttagtcggtgaagcatctgactttggctcacgtcatgatctcatggtgtgtcagttcgagccctgtgtcgggctctgtgctgacagctcagagcctggagcctgcttcagattctgtcttcctctctctctgaccctctcctgctctcatactctctgtctctcaaaaacaaataaacattaaaaaattttaataaacatataaattctggaatcagagaaaataattttcacaagGAAACTAGCTCACCTTGAGCAGCTGGCCTCCATGGTCTTCAGTGTTCTCAGCTCGCTCCTCAATCTGCTTTTGCAGGTAGAGGACTTGCCCTTCCATGTACCTACTGACGCCTTCATGGTAAAGAGCTGTCGGGGCTCTTCTTGACACCAGGTTTTCAGCTCTACTGGGAAACACGTGGAAGTTGTCCCATTCCTGAAGCCTGGCATACCTGCACCAGCACAGAAGATGGCGAATCAGCGTTGCCCTCGGATGCCCTTGGAATAGTCCAATGTTCTGAAATGGGTCTCCCTGCAAGCACAGCTCCCGGgacctgggcctggagcctgtcgcCCGCTCCCCATGGAAACGATGTGATACGGAGCGGGGCGAGAAGAGAATTTTTTGATGGTTTGTTACGAATAGAATCCTTGGAAACGCTCAGGTAGTATTCGCAACTACTTAACTCTTTGGACTCTAAAAGGATGATCAGACTCTTGGAGCTATGAATTCTAGAGCTTGGAGAAATTGTTCCAATTCCAAAGAGAGGTGGCCTAGGCTGGTACAACTCAAAGTGTGGGCCACAGACTGGCAACATCAGTGTCCTCTGATGTTCGCTGGTCCAGTCCCCACCTGCTGAATCGGACactctgggggcggggccgggaatAACACGCTCTCCAGGTGACTCCTGTGCCCACAGTGTGACACcagtgttgaaagaaaagaaagtagaataacAAATTAGGAAGACTTTTAGACTTCAGATCCCTTGCATTTTAATTCACACAGGCGAGTTCCTTTGACTTTgaactttaatttctttggacTTTTACCAGTAAGGGTAATTAATTTTTAGAGTTTAATTTCTCCCAAGGAATATTGTAATAGATTCCCTTTCAAATTTGGAACTGCTCTAGTAGGTTGTGGTTTAGGTAGGAATGTCTTCCGATGGCCACACTCACCAGAGTCTAAATAAATACTAGACGCCGTGGCTGCCGGTAGGCTTTGAGACGGGAAGCAGAATAGGGACTGGTTTTCAGCTTCGGGAGCAGCTGTGGGAGGAATTTAATGAATGTTCTGGAGCCTTGCTGTGGATCTACTTCCTTGAAGGTACGACCATAGCAGCAGGTTTACGGAGTTAAAAACTGAATGAGGGAAAGGCATGGAGCCCCAGGCGTGGTGGGTCGAAGAGGTACCAGCAGTGaagcctctctctcctgccaccgAGAGGAAAGGTCTTGGTTTGGGAGAACTGTGGTTTTCCAGGGCGAGTCTCATCCTGGGCTTCAACATTAGGAAGCACCCCCCCACCTCACCTGCAGATACCGCAGACATAATCCACATCCTCCAACATTCGTTCTATCAACaacatttttcaatataatttcatcttggtggggtggggggtgggcgcgCAGGGAgtgctgggtttttttaatgtctattaatttttgagagagggcagtacaaagcaagctggggaggggtggagagagggggagacagacccCAAGCAAGGTCTGctctgtaggcacagagcccgatgtggggcttgaactcacaaactgggagatcatgccctgagccgaaaccaagagtggacacttaactgactaagccccccaggcgccccacaaacgGTGCCGTTTATCAGTCTCCCTCACACCCCAACACTCCTCAGAAGCAAGtactctcttcccctctggatCGCCACGCCCCAGTGTGTATGGAAATGCCTGTTGCACTGAATACAGCTGTGGTGGCCTTGCTGAGGGGGGACAAACTAGACGATCCCAAGGTGCCTTTCAGTGTCCATCCACCCCGTCACCTTCAATGCCTTCAGTCTGTCTCAGATACAACAAATTacagtcttttctttcatttctgtgtgtgcgtgtatgtgtatgtgtgtgtgtgtgtttaatctcCTAGAACTCTTCCTCAGGATTCGACATGTTTCAACTGTGGGAGTTTAGTGATGTGCACACATTGTTACCAGATAGCTACACTGGAATAAAATCCCAGGAGGATTCCACTTTGGACTTTGACAGTGCTACTGTCTTCATTTTGGCATATGAATTCCAAACATTCTTCAAACGTCTTATAAACAAAGcctaaaagagagagaaacaggagagcttagctggtgggtgggggtggtccTGTTCTGGCCTCTAGCTTCCAGGAGACTTCCCCACCTTGCAGACAGGCCTTAGTCTGTTTACGTTATGAATCCAGATGGTCCTGTGGATTGCAACAACCTGTGACCACAGTGCCCCGTGCTGGCAGAGCCCCAGCCTTATGTGGAAGTCTAGACACGTCTGGTACAACTCTGTAGTACCGACCAGGCAGGAGTGGGGTTTAAACCAGCCCTCCCCCACTGAAGCCCTGCTGGGTGCGGCCTTCCTGCAGCCTGGAACCTCCCCTTTCAGGCTGagcttccctctcccttttccaaaTCACGTGGtgggggaggcgcctggggggctcagttggttgagcatttgacttaggctcagcatgatctcagggttcatgcgtttgagccccacgtagggctctgtgctgacagctctgggagcctggagcctgctttggattctgtgtctccctctgtctctctgcccctcccctgctcacactttgtctttctctctctctcaaaaataaacataaaaaaatcccCTGGTGGGGAAGGAATGCCCAGGTTGGCCCCCTGGTTTACACCGAGGGCTGCCTTGTCGGCATCACCAGGAGGTTCCAGGGTAGAGGTCCTTTTCCAAATCTCCGAACTGCTACCAGGGTCTGGATCCATTAGCAAAGCAAGCCTTCGTTCTGGGCGTGAAGTCTGTGTAAATCCATCTGACGCTAAACCGGCAGTTTACTCCCATGAGGTTCTTCTGGACTAAATTCGCCTCCTTCGCCATCCTTACACCTTCCAGGTGGCTCCCAGCTCTTACACCAggctctccccttccctgtcctATGCGTCCTTCCAGAATCCTAGCCGTCTGAAGACCCCAGCCTCAACGGCTGCCACCCTACACTAACACGTGTCAGACCCCCAATTTCTTGTAAATTCCAAAGGCCATGCTTACCGGAATAAAGCATGATGTCCAGGCAGACGAAATAGAAAAATGCCTTGCTGAAGATCTGTTCTTCTGATTCAGAAAGGTCCCACAACCTCCCCAGCACATGGATTAGTCTTTCGTGTCTGTGGGAAAGGAAGGTGGTAGGATTAGGACGTGCTGGGGCGGAGGGGATGGAGTTTCATGCTGGGCTTGGCTCCATCGAGCCCACAATTCCAGACCAAACGCGGCCCTCTCGCAGATTTCAAACCCACTCCCAAATCTCACATTGGCTCTTTGCTCAAACTGTCGTCACAGATGTCTGTGTCAGGGCGATCAGAGTCAGGCCAAGTGGGCTGGAGCCTCTGGTCCTGGTTGGTCTTCTCTGTCCCCTGTGAGACTCCTCCCTTTCcctcagggttgggagtttgaaaagccccacactggatgtagaggttatttaaaaaaataataaaacctttattAAAAAGATGCTGTGCAAAGAGCAGTGGTGTTCCGTCTATGATCATCAGTCACATCTTCCTGTAAATCCTGCTCCCTTGACAGTCAGTGGCCAGGCTAGAGTGGACCCAGAACACTCAAGTCCTACGGCTTCCTCCCTCTGATTTTGGAAAATGCTTTCAGCTAAATACCTGTCTTTAAAGAAGAGAGCTTTACTAAGCCAGCAGAGGATGATATACTGTCTGTTAGGATTTCGGAGCCTTTTTGCAGGCTTGAGAGCCTGGGAAGAAAACAATGCCAGGATATTTCAGGGCCTTACTTGGTATCTGCTTGTCCCTTCTTGCCCAGCCATCCCTTACCTAAGTCAATGGCCAAGTTCAAGTGGcccaatggggcacctggatggctcagtcggttaagccaagTTCAAGTGGCCCATTAAAAGCTTGGTGTAGTCCAGTTTATCAGCCACATAGGACATGATTTGAATGCCCTCCCCTTTCAGGGGGAGGCTGAATCTGTTCCATGGCCATGATTTCATATTTGAACCACACACCCTCGTAGCCCGCCATCTGGTGGTGCAGTGAATAATCCAGGTAGACCTTAATGATCTGAAATGGCAGAAGTGGAGAAGAGAGGTGACAAACCGAGATGGCACCCGAGGCCGGAAGCCCAGAAACGTCACCCAGCGTGGGTCAGTACACCCATGGTGACTAAGATGGAGAATGGAGCTGGTCATCTGGCCATGGCATGGGCTTTGGTGCAGAAATCACACTGGGTCTCTGCCACCTCTTTATTGGATCACTCAGGACAGGCTGGGTAGCCCGCTTGCCCACAGAGTCcctaagcaaaataaaagaattttaatttttgtaaacaaTAAAAGCTGTGGTTTATACATGTGGATATGAGATTGCATAGCAAAAATCCCAGAAGGGTTCAACTCCAAGATGCATACAGGAGTTACCTCTTTGGGGAGAAGATCTGAGGGACAAAAGGGACTTGACTTTTTACTTTATACATTTCTGTGACGCTTAACTTGTTAGAAGAAGTACATATACTTCTGTTGTTTcacaaaaaagaaaggcaggtttggtttgtttgcttttaaaaagaggaaagaggagctGTAAACTGAATTCTGAGACTTAGGAGACATTGTTTACTCTAGAAACAACTTTTTTCAACGGTAAAGTTGCTCCAGAATATAAACACTTAGGGACAGGTGAAAAGCAAGCAGTTCTTGCTACAGAAGCATCCCTAATAATAGAATCTCCAGGTATGGGGGGCAATCGGTGGGGAGGCATTTAAGAAAAAGGGgctttggggacgcctgggtggctcagtcagttaagcaacctgctggaagccattttctgaactcactaatttgaacaaataaactccttgtgaggtaaggtgggtttgcaaggcagaGGCCTCCTGCCCCATATGGCAaccgatgtctaccccccactcgattatttttgcttgagcaccgaccccccaaGGGCCATgttgattggtatcaggagtgacttgtccccttatgctaaaaatatgctaattttacCTTGTAAAGGAAAttctaggaatttcttcttttgtgtttatgggagcaaatattacattccCTGAGAAAccagtttttcttcccctcaagaaaacaggctactgaccctgctcacaaagaactaactcttgcctttgctatgctgaaaacattgccttgtatttgaatgctaaagatcccttccttccccatgtgataagcatctaagtcacctacatcaatcactattgataaagattatgcatgagtcttctaccaatgtATGTTCTGGAgagtttttacataccaaagaatttgtcatgagaaatcattgtctaaggcaattgccacttctgttttgtaccccatacatttttttcaataaataaagccaaCTCTCcaatcagagcagagatgcctgactgcagagcagagatgcctgcctggtaatcagaaagaaaccaaggctctctcacactctttcaccaacaccatccaacctccagggagccctggacctgctggagctggactccggcagcaaccgactcttgattttagctcaggtcatgatcccacagttcctgagttcaggcccagATTGGGTTTTgtgttgatggtgtggagcctgcttgggatgctctgtgtctcctctctgcccttccccctctctttccctctcaaaagaaacaaacttaaaaataaataggaacaaAGGACTTTCTTCTAGAATTCTTCAATTCCACAAAGCAAGCAGTCCACAAATTCGGTGTCGCAGGCAGTTCCGTGGGCACCTGTTAAACCACAAGTTAGTCTGAGGGGGTTCTTGTACTCCTGGTCTGGGTTGCAAATGGCAGCACCGGAAGGGCAGGGCAGCCGGCAGTcttggagaggagaggacagcaGGGCGAGGGAGGTGTCCAACGCTGTGAAGAGCCCAGGACTTCTTGGACTGGGACCGAGAGCACAGCGTCCAACTGCTTCATTTTGTGTGGAAAATGTAAAGCTCATCAGTTACATGGCCTGGAGCGGAAACTACTCTCTCGGGGCGCACTCTGGTTCTTTCTGTTATCTGACACTGAGTGCCTCATCTGCTTAGAGCACCTGGGGGGCCACTTGCCAGGCC
Protein-coding sequences here:
- the ADCY10 gene encoding adenylate cyclase type 10, which gives rise to MEGQVLYLQKQIEERAENTEDHGGQLLKDLESLVAQNTTGPVFYPRLYHLMAYEGQNCDLFLNTALQLSETQGNVLEKCWLNMNKVGTISQQAGVGMPALLRKTQKSTAVLAFPRHGRP